GGAACCTGTACGTGGGCGGCAACGGCGGCGTGACGCCCAAGCACGCGGTGCTGCTCGCCTCCGACCTCCACGAGGACGAGGTCGTGCGCCTGCTCGACCGCTACCTGATGTTCTACGTGCGCACCGCTGACCGCCTCCAGCGCACCTCGACCTGGCTGGAAAACATGGACGGCGGCCTGGACTACCTGCGCGCCGTGATCATGGACGACCGCCTGGGCATCTGCGCCGAGCTGGAAGCCGAGATGGAGCGCCATGTGGCGAGCTACGAAGACGAGTGGGCCCGCGCCGTGGCGACCCCGGAGATGCGCGCCCGGTTCCGCACCTTCGTGAACAGCGACGCCCGCGACGACGGCGTGCAGTGGGTGGACGAGCGTGGCCAGATCCGCCCCGCCGACCTGCCCCCGGGCCTGACCCACCTGACCCCGCTGCCGATGGCCGGCGGCGACGACTGATGCCCGCCCTGTCCCGCACCCGCCCTGCCGAGGAGGCCCCCATGACCACCCTGCCGATCCCGACCACCGCCCCTGTCGCCCCCGGCCAGCCCCTCACCTGGACGCGCGTCTGCGCACTGAGCGACATCCTGCCCGGCACCGGCGTGTGCGCGCTCGTGGGGGGGCGGCAGGTGGCGGTCTTTTCCGTCGCCGGCGAGGTCTTCGCGCTGGGCAACCGCGATCCCTTCACCGGGGCCAACGTGATGTCGCGCGGCCTGACGGGCAGCTACCTGCGCGGCGACACGCAGGAACTGAAGGTCGCCTCGCCCCTGCTGAAAAACGCCTTCGACCTGCGCACGGGCCGGAGCCTCGACGACCCGGCCCTGGGCCTGCCGGTGTACGCCGCGCGTCTGGAGGGGGGTGACGTATGGATTGGTTCGCCGGATTGAGGGTCCTGAGCCTGGAGTCACGCCGCGCCCCGGAGATGGCCACCCTGATCGAGAAGTACCAGGGTGTGCCGATGGTGGCCCCCAGCCTGGCCGAGCAGAAACTCGATCTCGGCGGCGTGCTCGACCGCTTTGAGGCCGAACTGGAGGCCGGCCGGGTAGACGCGGTGGCCTTCATGACCGGGGGCGGCACCCGGCTCTTTCTGCGCGACCTCGCGGCCCGCGACCCCCGGCACCTGGAAACCCTGCGGGGGCTGCACCTCGTCGCGCGCGGCACCAAGCCCATGCAGGCCCTCAAGACCTTCGGGCTGGGCGCGGTCAGCGTGCCCCGGCCCCACACCTGGCGCGAGGTGCAGGCGCACCTGCTGGACACCCTGAAGCCCGGCCAGCACGCGGTCATGCTGGAATACGGCGAAGCGGCTCCGCCCGCCATGCTGCGTGAACTGGAGGCGGCCGGGCTGCGCGTGACCAGCGTACCGGTCTACCGCTGCATCTTTCCCGAGGACACCGCGCCGCTGGCCCGCGCGGTCGAGGCGACGGCGGCGGGCGACCTCGACGTGCTGCTGCTGTCCAGCGGAACCCAGGTCCTGAACTTTCTGACCTACGCCGAGAGTCTCGGCCAGCTCGGGGCGGTGCGCGCGGGCCTGCGGCGCATGGTGGTCGCCAGCATCGGCCCGGCGTGCAGCGAGGCGGCGGGCGAACTGGGCGTGCGCATCGACCTGGAGGCCAACCCGCACAAGATGGGCATTCTGGTGCGCACGGCCGCCGAACACGCGCCGGGGCTGCGCGAGCGTGCCTGGCCGCGTCAGGCCGGCTGAGTCTCCCTGCCTAGCCCTCCGGGGGTGGCCGGTCAGGCTGCCCCTGGGCCTTGTGGGCGTACATGGCCCGGTCGGCGCGGGTGAACCAGGCGGCGACCGTCTCGTGGGGGTGCCGGTGGACCGCGCCCACGCTCGCGCCCGCCTCCGGGTAGATGGCCCGCACGCGCGCGGTGACGTGCTCGACCAGGCGGCGCGCGGCCTCGGGACCGGCCTGCCCGAGCAGCAGGGCGAACTCGTCGCCGCCCAGACGGTAGACCCGGTCGCCCTGCGCCGCCGCCTGCACGAATCCGGCCGCGAAGTGACGCAGCAGGTCGTCGCCTGCCTGGTGGCCCTGGGCATCGTTGACCGCCTTGAGCCCGTCGATGTCGATGACGGCCAGCAGCGGCCGGGGACCGGCCTTCTCCAGATCGTCGTCCAGGGCTCGGCGGTTGTGCAGCCCCGTCAGCGGGTCGCGGTGCGCGAGTTCCGAGAGCGCCGCCTCGCGCGCCTGCGCCTGCACGAGCTGCTCGCGCGCCTGACTGAACGACCACAGCACCGCGATCAATGCCGAGTGCGTGAACAGCAGCACGAAGGGCAGGAACAGGCTGTCGACGGCGTTGCCGGCGCGGTAGGTCTGCAGGCTGTAGGGCAGCAGGGTCGCCAGCAGCAGCCCCAGGAACGCGCCCGCCCGCCTGACGGCCTGCCCCGGCGCGTAGCGCAGGAACCCGGAGACGTAGATGACGGTCATGAAC
The genomic region above belongs to Deinococcus gobiensis I-0 and contains:
- the nirD gene encoding nitrite reductase small subunit NirD — translated: MTTLPIPTTAPVAPGQPLTWTRVCALSDILPGTGVCALVGGRQVAVFSVAGEVFALGNRDPFTGANVMSRGLTGSYLRGDTQELKVASPLLKNAFDLRTGRSLDDPALGLPVYAARLEGGDVWIGSPD
- a CDS encoding uroporphyrinogen-III synthase, whose amino-acid sequence is MDWFAGLRVLSLESRRAPEMATLIEKYQGVPMVAPSLAEQKLDLGGVLDRFEAELEAGRVDAVAFMTGGGTRLFLRDLAARDPRHLETLRGLHLVARGTKPMQALKTFGLGAVSVPRPHTWREVQAHLLDTLKPGQHAVMLEYGEAAPPAMLRELEAAGLRVTSVPVYRCIFPEDTAPLARAVEATAAGDLDVLLLSSGTQVLNFLTYAESLGQLGAVRAGLRRMVVASIGPACSEAAGELGVRIDLEANPHKMGILVRTAAEHAPGLRERAWPRQAG
- a CDS encoding GGDEF domain-containing protein, whose product is MPALNAAFRHTDVPRFLLWVPLVASSLTIWILVVLRIAPHIYMALLTLVVLFDLLALFGPRRWQAGLFVAAPPVYAGVLLLAWINALYVLPTHPTTPMTRTTVELFMTVIYVSGFLRYAPGQAVRRAGAFLGLLLATLLPYSLQTYRAGNAVDSLFLPFVLLFTHSALIAVLWSFSQAREQLVQAQAREAALSELAHRDPLTGLHNRRALDDDLEKAGPRPLLAVIDIDGLKAVNDAQGHQAGDDLLRHFAAGFVQAAAQGDRVYRLGGDEFALLLGQAGPEAARRLVEHVTARVRAIYPEAGASVGAVHRHPHETVAAWFTRADRAMYAHKAQGQPDRPPPEG